A genome region from Pseudanabaena sp. Chao 1811 includes the following:
- a CDS encoding toxin — translation MEEYRWNDEKNRYLLQTRNISFEDIVQAIENGQILGIVGTSSLEKYPNQSVIVVRIKDYVYCVPFIKDGSVTFLKTIFPSRKMKKRFLGDQEDD, via the coding sequence ATGGAAGAATATAGATGGAATGATGAGAAAAACAGGTATTTACTACAAACAAGAAATATTTCTTTTGAAGATATAGTTCAAGCTATTGAAAATGGTCAGATACTTGGAATAGTTGGAACATCAAGCTTAGAAAAGTATCCAAATCAGTCTGTTATAGTGGTTAGAATTAAAGACTACGTTTATTGTGTTCCTTTTATCAAAGATGGCTCTGTAACTTTTTTAAAGACTATTTTTCCTAGTCGAAAAATGAAAAAAAGATTTCTAGGAGATCAAGAGGATGACTAA
- the bchI gene encoding magnesium chelatase ATPase subunit I, which translates to MIATPIKPTTRRPVFPFTAVIGQEEMKLALLLNVIDPKIGGVMVMGDRGTGKSTTVRALADLLPEIEVVADDPFSSHPTDGDLQSEEVRQRIANGEKLPVTTKQVIMVDLPLGATEDRVCGTIDIEKALSEGVKAFEVGLLAKANRGILYIDEVNLLDDHLVDVLLDSAASGWNTVEREGISIRHPARFVLVGSGNPEEGELRPQLLDRFGMYAEIKTARDPELRLQIVENRTTFDNNPHAFLAEKSEQQAEKQKQIVRAQTILNEVNIDRDLRLKISTVCADLNIDGLRGDIVTTRAAKAYAASEGRKEVEVDDIKAVIGLCLRHRLRKDPLESIDSGYKVLKTFNQVFGLEEE; encoded by the coding sequence TTGATTGCAACTCCCATTAAACCAACGACAAGACGACCTGTATTTCCTTTCACCGCCGTGATCGGACAGGAAGAGATGAAGCTCGCCCTGTTGCTCAACGTCATCGATCCTAAGATTGGTGGAGTCATGGTAATGGGCGATCGCGGTACGGGCAAATCCACCACCGTTCGCGCCCTAGCCGACCTCCTACCCGAAATTGAAGTTGTTGCCGACGACCCCTTTAGCAGCCACCCCACCGATGGCGACCTACAAAGCGAAGAAGTCCGCCAACGCATTGCCAATGGTGAGAAGCTACCCGTGACAACCAAGCAAGTCATCATGGTGGACTTACCCCTTGGTGCAACCGAAGACCGCGTTTGCGGCACAATTGACATCGAAAAAGCCCTATCCGAAGGTGTCAAAGCCTTTGAAGTTGGACTACTTGCCAAGGCAAATCGTGGCATTCTCTACATTGATGAAGTTAACCTCCTCGATGATCATCTCGTCGATGTGTTGTTAGACTCTGCCGCCTCTGGATGGAATACCGTTGAGCGTGAAGGGATTTCGATCCGCCACCCTGCCCGCTTTGTGCTAGTTGGCTCAGGCAACCCTGAAGAAGGCGAATTGCGTCCACAGTTGCTCGATCGCTTTGGGATGTATGCCGAAATCAAGACCGCTCGCGATCCTGAATTGCGTTTACAAATTGTCGAAAATCGCACCACCTTTGATAATAACCCCCACGCATTTCTCGCCGAAAAGTCTGAGCAACAGGCTGAAAAGCAAAAACAAATCGTGAGAGCACAGACTATCCTCAATGAAGTAAATATTGATCGCGATTTGCGTCTAAAAATCTCGACAGTTTGTGCTGATCTGAATATTGATGGTTTGCGTGGTGATATCGTCACTACCCGTGCAGCCAAGGCTTATGCGGCTTCGGAAGGACGCAAAGAAGTAGAAGTAGATGATATCAAAGCCGTAATAGGTCTCTGCCTACGACACCGTCTCCGCAAAGATCCTCTAGAATCCATTGATTCAGGCTACAAAGTTCTTAAAACCTTCAATCAAGTATTTGGTCTTGAAGAAGAATAG
- a CDS encoding DUF938 domain-containing protein, with protein sequence MEAMQDARQYAPATARNRDAILEVLSQILPTTGSILEISSGTGEHAVYFSPHLQPRQWIPSDPNPIAIASITAWQQHQPSPNLVAPLTIDVTEPDWSDRHQLQDQNIQAIVNINMIHIAPWTACLGLMSGANRILPEGGILYLYGAYKQNGKHTSPSNAEFDASLRYQNPEWGVRNLEEVIAVAAEQNLTLQKVHPMPSNNLSVVFQKTIAIAT encoded by the coding sequence ATAGAAGCTATGCAAGATGCTCGACAATATGCTCCAGCTACCGCCAGAAATCGTGATGCAATTTTAGAAGTACTATCACAAATTTTGCCAACAACAGGTAGTATCCTCGAAATTTCTAGTGGTACTGGTGAACATGCTGTCTACTTTTCTCCACACCTGCAACCACGACAATGGATACCCTCTGACCCTAACCCGATCGCTATTGCTAGTATCACTGCTTGGCAACAACATCAACCATCACCGAACCTCGTTGCGCCTCTAACTATCGATGTGACAGAACCTGACTGGAGCGATCGCCATCAACTGCAAGATCAAAATATTCAGGCGATCGTAAATATCAATATGATTCATATTGCCCCTTGGACCGCTTGCCTCGGTTTGATGTCTGGCGCAAACAGGATTTTGCCTGAAGGAGGCATTTTGTATCTTTACGGCGCATATAAACAAAATGGTAAACATACTTCGCCTAGCAATGCCGAATTTGATGCTAGTTTGCGTTATCAAAATCCAGAATGGGGAGTACGGAACCTTGAAGAAGTCATCGCTGTTGCGGCTGAGCAAAACCTGACATTGCAAAAAGTGCACCCTATGCCATCGAATAATCTATCCGTAGTTTTTCAGAAAACCATAGCGATCGCTACGTAA
- a CDS encoding M23 family metallopeptidase: protein MRKSTLSTITLATLLCFSTNNYLLVSSAYAASKSAVSPDIAVSQTSAPVPQAQPQPAIAPAPTTVEIKTEKAYKSEPTNSSSNSRSNGESVQVNIETTSNRSARAESSRSQPVEIVLENRSSGCQTKASNLSSRRSNLCAPEVAISDRQNYYQNGNVLYAAASGETAVQVRRLTPEEIAAMSLPSNGDKQMLFPLIAPTAISSLFGTRVHPVTGQVRFHQGTDLAAAEGTPVVAAFSGRVEIAGWLGGYGLIVVISHGDTHETRYAHLSEVLVKTGQEVKQGTVIGLVGSTGLATGPHLHFEIWQKMKDGLVAIDPTPQLMLAMEQLQKYLAQSPKSGNKA, encoded by the coding sequence ATGCGAAAATCCACTCTTTCTACCATTACTTTAGCGACTTTGCTTTGCTTCTCCACAAATAACTATCTCCTAGTTAGCTCAGCATATGCCGCAAGCAAATCAGCCGTTTCCCCTGATATTGCAGTATCTCAGACTTCCGCTCCAGTTCCCCAAGCGCAACCTCAACCAGCGATCGCTCCTGCGCCTACCACTGTCGAAATCAAAACCGAAAAAGCCTATAAATCTGAGCCTACTAATAGTTCTAGCAATTCTAGAAGTAATGGCGAATCGGTTCAGGTCAATATTGAAACTACATCTAATCGATCGGCACGAGCAGAGTCTTCGCGATCGCAACCTGTAGAAATTGTTCTTGAAAATCGCTCGAGTGGTTGTCAAACTAAAGCGAGTAATCTGTCAAGTCGCAGATCAAATCTTTGCGCCCCTGAAGTAGCAATTAGCGATCGGCAAAACTACTACCAAAATGGCAATGTTCTCTATGCTGCTGCCTCGGGCGAGACCGCCGTACAAGTTCGCCGCCTCACACCAGAAGAGATTGCGGCAATGAGCTTACCTAGCAATGGCGATAAGCAAATGCTCTTCCCATTGATTGCCCCAACGGCTATTAGTTCGTTATTTGGAACTCGCGTCCATCCTGTCACTGGGCAAGTTCGCTTTCACCAAGGTACTGACCTTGCTGCTGCTGAAGGCACACCTGTAGTCGCCGCCTTTAGTGGTCGAGTAGAAATTGCGGGTTGGCTTGGTGGTTATGGCTTGATTGTCGTTATTTCCCACGGAGATACCCATGAGACTCGCTATGCCCACTTGTCTGAGGTATTGGTTAAGACAGGTCAAGAGGTCAAGCAGGGAACGGTGATCGGTTTAGTCGGTAGTACTGGCTTAGCAACTGGCCCCCATTTACATTTCGAGATTTGGCAAAAGATGAAGGATGGTCTCGTAGCTATCGATCCTACGCCGCAGTTGATGCTTGCCATGGAGCAGTTACAAAAGTATCTCGCCCAATCGCCTAAGTCTGGGAATAAAGCTTAA
- a CDS encoding biotin--[acetyl-CoA-carboxylase] ligase, which produces MFTVIRYAEIDSTNSEAWRLLERHQDSVNTVIIAKRQTKGRGQRGHSWQSDLGGLFMSVILQPNLAASQAHQITLWTAWGIAKALNQTGANVKLKWLNDLLIDRRKLGGILTETKIEANKILYAVVGIGINWTNEVPDGAIALGELPTTLSSMDELIEVVLTGIEMGQTRCDREGITSLLAEYLEMLSERYVRKTIDGRELQGQIIDIRPTGELVVRWEGNTQDAIYQPQNFSVGYQ; this is translated from the coding sequence ATGTTTACCGTAATTAGATATGCAGAAATTGACTCGACTAATAGTGAGGCATGGCGACTGCTTGAGCGTCATCAGGATTCTGTAAATACTGTAATTATTGCCAAACGCCAAACTAAGGGAAGGGGACAACGCGGACATAGTTGGCAGTCAGATCTCGGTGGACTATTCATGTCCGTGATCTTGCAACCTAATTTAGCTGCATCTCAGGCGCATCAAATTACGCTATGGACAGCTTGGGGCATTGCTAAGGCTCTGAATCAGACAGGGGCAAATGTGAAGCTGAAATGGCTCAATGATTTGTTAATCGATCGCCGTAAGTTGGGAGGCATTCTCACCGAAACCAAGATTGAGGCAAACAAAATCCTCTATGCGGTGGTGGGGATTGGGATTAACTGGACAAATGAAGTTCCTGATGGTGCGATCGCTTTAGGTGAGTTGCCAACGACTTTATCAAGTATGGATGAATTAATCGAAGTGGTGCTAACGGGGATTGAAATGGGGCAAACTCGTTGCGATCGCGAAGGGATCACCAGCCTTTTGGCGGAATATTTAGAGATGCTAAGTGAACGCTATGTGCGTAAAACGATTGACGGTCGGGAACTTCAAGGTCAAATTATCGACATTAGACCAACAGGCGAACTGGTAGTAAGATGGGAGGGCAACACCCAAGATGCGATCTATCAGCCTCAAAACTTTTCTGTCGGCTATCAGTAG
- a CDS encoding S8 family serine peptidase yields the protein MRRLGWFVGWILLNISSHIATSPTSWALDKSVDRQGIDARVLQKTPYNLTGKNVFIGQVELSRPTRFAVDKISNKLLQIDRAIVQPYEVFFRDGKAIPNKNLDDHSAQVAAVIISQDKIRRGIAPDAKLLSSAYSQRRQDGQPEACLAAQYVARQYNSTVRAINFSFGELLSEDPRPKPLLDGNALLTLCVDWVANNYNTLPIVAGNQGKGGIPIPTDLYNGFTVGFTREVDGIYRQADRGNLIDEPFIDRNDNGKYDQGEVFSDLNKDGKWTAGVESPINSRRSLALLAPGNNLKLPTLQSKFKNANGSSFAAPHVVGTIALLHEYANRQIEAGNWSIDARRHELIKAVLINSADKIQDQGDGKILGMSKTILDAFGKTWIDTEAYVSRTIPLSRYLGAGQLNAHRAFLQYQAGQQLPNTSQNNISENIKAIGWDTNIVEVDQYQDYVFAKPLEADSYISATLTWDRQVKLNDKNGNGLFDIGESFTDEGFNKLELYLMRSQDTDISQSIWSSVSQVDNLQHIFIKIPSTDKYKLRVVFKSPQKNSPSQRYGLAWWAKNS from the coding sequence ATGCGTAGATTAGGTTGGTTTGTCGGTTGGATTTTGCTCAATATTTCCTCCCATATTGCCACTAGCCCCACCAGTTGGGCTTTAGACAAATCAGTCGATCGCCAAGGGATTGATGCACGTGTTTTACAAAAAACGCCCTATAACCTCACAGGCAAAAATGTATTTATTGGGCAAGTTGAACTCAGCCGCCCTACTCGATTTGCTGTCGATAAAATATCGAACAAACTTTTGCAAATTGATCGCGCGATCGTCCAACCTTACGAAGTATTTTTTCGTGATGGTAAAGCTATCCCCAATAAAAATCTAGACGATCACTCGGCTCAAGTTGCAGCCGTGATCATTAGTCAAGACAAAATTCGGCGGGGAATTGCCCCCGATGCTAAGCTACTTTCTTCAGCATATTCACAGCGTCGGCAAGATGGACAGCCCGAAGCTTGTCTAGCAGCTCAGTATGTCGCTCGACAATATAACAGCACCGTTCGCGCCATCAATTTTAGCTTTGGCGAACTACTAAGTGAAGATCCAAGACCCAAACCACTTTTAGATGGTAATGCTCTGCTTACCCTCTGCGTTGATTGGGTAGCCAACAACTACAACACCTTGCCCATAGTTGCAGGCAATCAAGGCAAAGGAGGTATCCCCATTCCCACGGATCTATATAACGGTTTTACAGTCGGCTTTACTCGCGAGGTCGATGGCATTTACCGTCAAGCTGATCGCGGCAATCTCATTGATGAACCCTTCATTGATCGCAATGACAATGGCAAATACGATCAAGGAGAAGTATTCAGTGATCTGAATAAAGACGGCAAATGGACAGCAGGTGTAGAAAGCCCCATTAATAGCAGGCGATCGCTTGCACTCCTTGCCCCCGGGAATAACCTCAAGCTCCCTACGCTCCAGAGTAAATTTAAAAATGCCAATGGCTCCAGTTTTGCCGCCCCCCATGTCGTCGGTACGATCGCCCTTTTACATGAATATGCCAATCGCCAAATTGAAGCTGGCAACTGGAGCATTGATGCGCGTCGTCACGAATTGATCAAAGCTGTCTTGATCAACTCTGCGGATAAAATCCAAGATCAAGGGGATGGCAAAATTCTCGGCATGTCTAAAACTATTCTCGATGCCTTTGGTAAAACATGGATTGACACCGAAGCCTACGTCAGTCGGACTATTCCCCTCAGTCGGTACCTTGGCGCAGGACAACTCAATGCCCATCGGGCTTTTCTGCAATACCAAGCAGGACAGCAATTGCCCAATACTTCTCAAAACAATATTTCAGAAAATATCAAAGCGATCGGATGGGACACCAATATTGTCGAAGTTGATCAATACCAAGACTACGTGTTTGCCAAACCTCTAGAAGCTGATAGCTATATCTCGGCGACTTTAACTTGGGATCGTCAGGTCAAACTCAATGATAAAAATGGCAATGGTTTATTTGATATTGGTGAAAGTTTTACCGACGAAGGCTTTAATAAACTCGAATTGTATTTAATGCGATCGCAAGATACCGATATTTCTCAAAGTATTTGGTCATCGGTTAGCCAAGTTGACAACTTACAGCATATTTTTATCAAAATCCCATCTACAGACAAATACAAACTCCGAGTTGTATTTAAGTCTCCTCAAAAAAATTCACCAAGCCAACGTTACGGTTTAGCTTGGTGGGCAAAAAATTCTTAA
- a CDS encoding ATP synthase subunit I has translation MKIIPAKNSTASQTVAENSSVSVTDALEEYNRLKKKLLVLTLASGLIIGLVVWCVYGQKIALSYFIGALFGAIYLRMLAKGVDRLGKQSKRLGYARFGVFVILIAIAAKSEQLQVLPAFFGFMTYKIAVIAILAQDLTSKSDSR, from the coding sequence GTGAAGATTATCCCCGCAAAAAACAGTACAGCTTCGCAGACGGTTGCCGAAAACTCCTCCGTATCAGTTACTGATGCTCTGGAAGAATACAACCGCCTTAAGAAGAAGCTGTTAGTACTAACCCTTGCCTCTGGATTGATTATCGGTCTAGTGGTCTGGTGCGTGTATGGACAAAAAATTGCACTTAGCTATTTTATAGGCGCATTGTTTGGCGCTATCTATCTCAGAATGTTAGCTAAAGGAGTAGATCGGCTTGGAAAGCAGTCCAAGCGTCTCGGTTATGCTCGATTTGGTGTATTTGTCATCCTGATTGCGATCGCTGCCAAGTCCGAACAATTGCAGGTTTTACCCGCTTTTTTTGGATTTATGACCTATAAGATTGCTGTAATTGCGATTCTTGCTCAAGATCTGACAAGTAAGTCCGATTCTCGCTGA
- the atpB gene encoding F0F1 ATP synthase subunit A: MIDPLIFSQQNSFAALEVGKHLYWQFGNLAVHAQVLIVSWIVMGVVIVAALIASSTAKADQRVPAGFQNFMEYALEYVQSIAKDQIGEKHYREWVPFVGSLFLFIFVSNWSGALIPWKLIKLPEGELAAPTGDINTTVALALLVSLAYFYGGLKKRGLEFFTRYVQASPFLLPLWVLEDFTKPLSLSFRLFGNILADELVVGVMVLLVPLFVPLPLMVLGLFTSAIQALIFSTLAASYIGEAMEGHGDEGHEH, translated from the coding sequence ATGATCGATCCATTAATTTTTAGCCAACAAAACAGTTTCGCCGCGCTAGAAGTGGGCAAACACCTTTATTGGCAGTTCGGCAACCTAGCGGTACACGCTCAAGTATTAATCGTGAGTTGGATCGTAATGGGCGTAGTCATCGTTGCTGCACTTATTGCGTCCAGCACCGCCAAAGCCGACCAACGTGTTCCCGCAGGTTTTCAAAATTTCATGGAATACGCTCTGGAGTACGTCCAGAGCATTGCCAAAGACCAAATCGGCGAGAAGCATTATAGAGAATGGGTACCATTTGTTGGTAGTCTGTTCTTGTTTATCTTCGTATCAAATTGGTCAGGGGCATTAATTCCTTGGAAGCTAATTAAATTGCCAGAAGGTGAGCTTGCCGCTCCTACTGGTGATATTAACACCACTGTCGCACTGGCTCTGTTAGTCTCCCTAGCCTATTTCTACGGCGGATTGAAGAAGCGTGGACTGGAATTCTTTACCAGATACGTTCAAGCGTCTCCATTCCTTCTTCCTTTATGGGTTCTAGAAGATTTCACCAAGCCTCTATCCCTAAGCTTCCGTCTTTTCGGAAACATCCTCGCTGATGAGCTAGTGGTAGGTGTTATGGTTCTCTTAGTACCTCTATTCGTTCCTTTACCATTGATGGTTTTAGGACTCTTTACTAGTGCAATCCAAGCACTGATTTTCTCAACATTGGCAGCATCTTACATTGGTGAAGCAATGGAAGGTCATGGCGATGAAGGTCATGAGCATTAG
- the atpE gene encoding ATP synthase F0 subunit C translates to MDPLVASASVVAASIAVGLGAVGPGIGQGTAASRAVEGIARQPEAEGKIRGTLLLSFAFMEALTIYGLVIALILLFANPFA, encoded by the coding sequence ATTGATCCATTAGTAGCATCAGCTTCTGTAGTCGCCGCTAGTATTGCTGTTGGTCTTGGCGCAGTTGGACCTGGTATCGGACAAGGTACTGCTGCTAGCCGCGCTGTTGAAGGTATCGCACGTCAACCTGAAGCAGAAGGCAAAATCCGTGGTACTTTGCTTTTGAGCTTTGCGTTTATGGAAGCTCTTACCATTTATGGTCTAGTTATTGCTCTAATCTTACTTTTTGCCAACCCTTTTGCCTAA
- a CDS encoding F0F1 ATP synthase subunit B': MILLNFVSNVLLAAEAVEQKGGLFDVNATLPIMAVQFIVFVAILNVIFFKPLTKAIDDRDDYVRAQIIGAKERLEKSELVVKQYEQELAAARKATQNVLANAQASANKIRKERIDAATAEARAKVASAKAEIEKQKQDATASLDAEVDSLSRQVLEKLLGNLVRS, translated from the coding sequence ATGATACTTTTGAACTTTGTCTCAAATGTTCTGCTTGCTGCGGAAGCTGTTGAGCAGAAAGGTGGATTATTTGACGTTAATGCCACTCTCCCAATTATGGCGGTGCAGTTCATCGTCTTTGTCGCTATCCTCAACGTTATCTTCTTTAAGCCTCTAACCAAAGCGATCGATGATCGCGATGATTATGTTAGAGCGCAGATTATAGGCGCGAAGGAGCGTCTAGAGAAGTCAGAACTAGTTGTAAAGCAATATGAGCAAGAGCTAGCTGCTGCTCGTAAGGCAACTCAAAATGTTTTGGCTAATGCTCAAGCGAGTGCAAATAAGATTCGCAAAGAACGTATTGACGCAGCTACGGCAGAAGCAAGAGCAAAAGTTGCTAGTGCGAAAGCTGAAATCGAAAAACAAAAGCAAGATGCCACAGCATCTTTAGATGCAGAAGTAGATTCACTCAGTCGCCAAGTTCTCGAAAAGCTACTAGGTAATTTAGTAAGATCCTAG
- a CDS encoding F0F1 ATP synthase subunit B: protein MISNFVLLASEAGESSGIRLNTDILETNVINLVIVLAFLVYAGRGFLGKILSSRLESIQSAIADAEKRQNEASAKLAEQQNKLAQAQTEAEKLRQQAEIDAKNAADLILATVDADIARLHEAADQEIATEQERVIVQLRQQVAEKSLASVQAYFDRGLSEDAQIELIDRSIALLSSD from the coding sequence ATGATTAGCAATTTCGTTTTACTTGCTAGCGAAGCAGGCGAATCTTCAGGAATTCGGTTAAATACCGATATTCTTGAAACTAATGTAATTAACTTAGTAATTGTCCTAGCTTTTCTGGTATACGCAGGTCGCGGTTTTCTTGGCAAAATTCTTTCATCACGTTTAGAGTCGATTCAATCGGCGATCGCTGATGCAGAAAAGCGTCAAAATGAAGCTTCGGCTAAGCTTGCAGAGCAACAAAATAAATTGGCTCAGGCTCAGACTGAGGCAGAAAAATTGCGCCAGCAAGCTGAAATCGATGCGAAGAATGCGGCTGATTTAATTTTGGCGACGGTTGATGCTGATATTGCACGTTTGCATGAAGCTGCCGATCAAGAAATTGCTACTGAGCAAGAACGTGTCATTGTGCAATTGCGTCAGCAAGTTGCTGAAAAATCTCTTGCCAGTGTACAGGCTTATTTTGATCGTGGTTTGAGTGAAGATGCTCAGATCGAATTAATTGACCGTAGCATTGCCCTTTTGAGTTCTGACTAG
- the atpH gene encoding ATP synthase F1 subunit delta, which produces MKSNSVSQAVVAPYADALISLAQEQNSLDAIARDVRLIGDTLSDSVELSQLFASPLIGADVKKGVIESVFGSQVNAFTKSFLLLLVDRKRIAFLNEIVQQFQALLRVIDGVALAEVTSAFQLSRAQEDSLRDRVKKLTGAKAVELSITVNSDLIGGVIIKVGSQVVDASIRGQLRRIKSSLAAA; this is translated from the coding sequence ATGAAATCTAATTCTGTTAGTCAAGCGGTCGTTGCTCCCTATGCCGACGCTTTGATCTCTTTGGCTCAAGAGCAAAATAGTCTCGATGCGATCGCCAGAGATGTACGACTAATTGGCGATACTCTTAGCGATTCCGTTGAATTAAGCCAACTATTTGCAAGTCCTCTCATTGGTGCGGATGTCAAAAAAGGCGTAATTGAAAGTGTTTTTGGTTCGCAAGTAAATGCGTTTACCAAAAGCTTTTTACTTCTCTTAGTTGATCGCAAGCGCATCGCCTTCTTAAATGAGATCGTTCAACAGTTCCAAGCTCTATTGCGTGTGATTGATGGCGTTGCTCTTGCCGAAGTTACTTCTGCTTTTCAATTGAGCAGAGCGCAAGAAGATTCCTTACGCGATCGAGTCAAAAAATTGACTGGTGCTAAGGCAGTCGAACTTTCGATTACAGTTAATTCCGACTTAATTGGTGGTGTCATCATTAAGGTTGGTTCTCAGGTAGTAGATGCCAGCATTCGCGGACAACTACGTCGCATCAAGAGCAGCCTCGCTGCTGCCTAA
- the atpA gene encoding F0F1 ATP synthase subunit alpha, whose product MVSIRPDEISNIIKQQIANYNQELQVSNVGTVLQVGDGIARVYGLEQCMAGELLEFEDGTVGIALNLEEDNVGVVLMGEGRKIAEGSSVKATGRIAQIPVGEAFIGRVVDGLAQPIDGKGDIKSTETRLIESPAPGIIARKSVFEPLQTGITAIDAMIPVGRGQRELIIGDRQTGKTAVAIDTIINQKGLDCICVYVAIGQKASTVANVVNQLRESGAMEYTIVVMASANDPATLQYLAPYTGAALAEYFMYQGKGTLIVYDDLSKQAQAYRQMSLLLRRPPGREAYPGDVFYLHSRLLERAAKLSDELGGGSMTALPIIETQAGDVSAYIPTNVISITDGQIFLSSDLFNAGIRPAINPGISVSRVGSAAQIKAMKQVAGKIKLELAQYDDLVAFAQFASDLDKTTQAQLARGQRLREILKQPQYSPLPVWDQVAIIYTAINGYLDELEVEQVGAFNKGLRNYLATSKPKYSEIVKAEKTLTKDAEAILKEAIAEYKKTFLASV is encoded by the coding sequence ATGGTTAGCATCAGACCTGACGAAATAAGCAATATTATCAAGCAGCAAATTGCTAATTATAACCAAGAGCTGCAAGTTTCCAACGTTGGTACTGTCCTGCAAGTCGGTGACGGTATCGCTCGTGTCTATGGCTTGGAACAGTGCATGGCTGGCGAGTTGCTGGAATTTGAAGATGGTACTGTCGGCATTGCGCTGAACCTTGAAGAAGACAACGTTGGTGTTGTGTTGATGGGTGAAGGTCGTAAAATCGCTGAAGGTAGCTCTGTAAAGGCAACTGGTAGAATCGCACAGATTCCCGTAGGTGAAGCATTCATTGGTCGTGTTGTTGATGGTTTGGCTCAGCCTATCGATGGTAAGGGCGACATCAAATCAACCGAAACTCGTTTAATCGAATCCCCTGCTCCTGGCATTATTGCTCGTAAATCCGTATTTGAACCCCTCCAAACGGGTATTACTGCGATCGACGCAATGATTCCTGTTGGTCGTGGTCAACGCGAACTGATTATTGGCGACCGTCAAACAGGTAAAACTGCGGTGGCGATCGACACAATTATCAACCAAAAAGGTTTGGATTGTATCTGCGTATATGTAGCGATCGGTCAAAAGGCTTCCACCGTTGCTAACGTGGTTAACCAACTCCGTGAAAGCGGTGCAATGGAATACACCATCGTAGTTATGGCAAGTGCTAACGATCCTGCTACCTTGCAGTACCTTGCTCCTTATACTGGCGCAGCATTGGCTGAGTACTTCATGTACCAAGGCAAAGGCACTTTGATCGTCTATGATGACTTGTCGAAGCAAGCTCAAGCCTATCGTCAAATGTCTCTCTTGCTCCGTCGTCCACCAGGTCGTGAAGCATATCCTGGGGATGTATTCTACTTACACTCTCGCTTGCTCGAACGTGCAGCAAAGTTGAGTGATGAACTTGGTGGTGGTTCGATGACCGCATTGCCTATCATCGAAACCCAAGCTGGTGACGTATCTGCTTACATTCCTACCAACGTAATTTCGATTACCGATGGTCAAATCTTCTTATCTTCTGACTTGTTCAACGCTGGTATTCGTCCTGCGATCAACCCTGGTATCTCGGTATCCCGTGTTGGTTCTGCGGCACAAATCAAGGCAATGAAACAGGTTGCAGGTAAGATCAAGCTAGAACTAGCTCAGTACGATGACCTCGTAGCTTTCGCTCAGTTCGCGTCTGATTTGGATAAAACCACTCAAGCACAACTAGCTCGTGGTCAGCGTCTTCGCGAAATTCTCAAGCAACCACAATACTCTCCATTGCCCGTATGGGATCAAGTTGCGATTATCTACACCGCAATTAATGGCTATCTTGATGAATTGGAAGTTGAGCAAGTTGGTGCATTCAACAAGGGTCTGCGTAACTACTTGGCAACCAGCAAGCCTAAGTATTCCGAAATCGTTAAGGCTGAGAAGACCTTGACTAAGGATGCTGAAGCAATCTTGAAGGAAGCGATCGCTGAATACAAGAAAACATTTTTGGCTTCTGTCTAA
- a CDS encoding type II toxin-antitoxin system VapC family toxin, giving the protein MKIVLDTNVLSELMKPQGSQTVKSWVAAQPRENLFTTSINQAEILGGIAIMPEGKRSKALQESAQAMFNEDFAGQILFFDSDSANCFAQITSDRRKKGKPIAQADALIASICLANNAAIVTRNVDDFLDCQITIINPWNY; this is encoded by the coding sequence ATGAAAATTGTTCTTGATACCAACGTCCTGTCAGAACTGATGAAGCCCCAAGGTTCACAAACAGTCAAATCTTGGGTTGCTGCCCAGCCTAGAGAAAACCTATTTACCACCAGTATTAACCAAGCCGAGATCCTTGGTGGCATCGCTATTATGCCCGAAGGTAAACGTAGCAAAGCTTTACAAGAATCTGCACAGGCTATGTTTAATGAAGACTTCGCGGGACAGATTTTATTTTTTGACTCAGACTCAGCAAACTGTTTTGCTCAAATCACAAGCGATCGCCGCAAAAAAGGGAAACCAATAGCTCAAGCTGATGCTTTGATTGCCTCTATATGTCTAGCTAATAATGCAGCGATCGTAACTCGCAATGTTGACGATTTCCTAGATTGTCAAATCACAATTATTAATCCTTGGAATTATTGA